In a genomic window of Limibacter armeniacum:
- a CDS encoding FecR family protein produces MDKNEMEQLIAKYLNKELTDAEASDLKHWLEKDKVNRQVFENIVGQWHLSQEEVAASKVRVLQRIQTNQQVPTSTKTLPARSWFSSYGYRVAAVLLLGLGLALVGLLKSEWWRANDVATAVYVEKEAVLGQKLSFQLPDGSIVKLNAGSKLKYPSAFKGKNRDVQLTGEAFFDVARDEDHPFRIASNGVMVQVLGTSFNVRSYPDEQDVAVAVKTGKVAVSGIETKNRVTLEPAQMATYSLADQSINKKTIEANDPSVFGWVDKHLVFRDENFDVVLTQLSRWYGVEFKVEQKKNMGKRFTANFKNPSLVKVMESVSFVYGFNYKINGNRVTIY; encoded by the coding sequence ATGGACAAAAACGAAATGGAGCAGCTAATAGCAAAATATTTAAATAAGGAACTGACAGACGCTGAGGCTAGTGATTTGAAGCATTGGCTGGAAAAAGATAAAGTGAACCGACAGGTATTTGAGAATATCGTGGGGCAGTGGCATTTGAGTCAGGAAGAAGTAGCAGCTTCCAAAGTTCGAGTACTTCAAAGAATACAAACAAACCAGCAAGTACCTACTTCGACAAAGACTTTACCTGCCAGAAGCTGGTTCAGCAGTTATGGGTACCGTGTTGCAGCAGTTTTGCTATTGGGGTTAGGGTTAGCATTGGTAGGATTGCTTAAATCCGAATGGTGGCGAGCAAACGATGTAGCCACAGCTGTATATGTTGAAAAGGAAGCGGTATTGGGACAGAAACTAAGCTTTCAGTTACCAGATGGCTCAATTGTAAAGCTGAATGCTGGAAGTAAACTGAAGTACCCTTCTGCTTTCAAGGGGAAAAACAGGGATGTGCAGTTGACAGGAGAAGCATTTTTTGATGTTGCCCGTGATGAAGATCACCCATTCAGGATAGCATCCAATGGCGTGATGGTACAAGTACTGGGTACGTCATTCAATGTTCGTTCATATCCGGATGAGCAAGATGTAGCTGTAGCTGTAAAGACTGGTAAAGTAGCAGTCAGTGGTATTGAAACTAAAAACCGAGTGACATTGGAACCTGCACAAATGGCGACTTACTCATTGGCAGACCAATCAATCAATAAGAAAACGATAGAGGCGAATGACCCATCAGTTTTTGGTTGGGTAGACAAGCATCTGGTATTCAGGGATGAAAACTTTGATGTTGTATTGACACAGCTGTCCAGATGGTATGGGGTGGAATTTAAAGTGGAGCAAAAAAAGAATATGGGGAAACGCTTTACGGCAAATTTCAAAAACCCTTCATTGGTTAAGGTGATGGAAAGTGTCTCTTTCGTCTATGGATTTAATTATAAAATAAATGGAAACCGAGTGACGATTTACTAA
- a CDS encoding glycosyl hydrolase, with product MKRITTTFLLMLLLSASSFAQRSRADVLDYLYKISGKQTLAGQHNKEPNADPVKWTNFIKETTGKYPALWSGDFLFQQENIDERWTMIKQAKEQWDNGAIINLMWHACPPDQGEPCGWDPGLLNAQLTDEQWNELTTDGTELSNAWKKRMDDIAVYLQFLKDNGVVVLFRPLHEMNQGLFWWGGRPGPEGTAKLYRITHDYFMKEKGLDNLIWVWDMQDMSWDFEDYNPGGEYWDVFAFDIYDQGYDKKWYDYILPIAGEKPMAIGECSKLPTSDILKAQPRWVFFMPWAELVEQSNSIKEIKKLYKDKRVITRDEMPEQL from the coding sequence ATGAAAAGAATCACAACGACTTTTTTGCTGATGCTGCTTTTGTCAGCATCATCTTTCGCCCAGCGGTCACGAGCTGATGTATTGGATTACCTGTATAAAATCTCAGGAAAACAGACACTGGCAGGACAACATAACAAAGAGCCCAACGCCGATCCGGTAAAGTGGACCAACTTCATCAAGGAAACTACAGGAAAGTATCCGGCACTTTGGAGTGGGGACTTCCTTTTCCAGCAGGAAAACATAGATGAGCGTTGGACAATGATCAAGCAAGCCAAAGAACAGTGGGACAATGGCGCCATCATTAACCTGATGTGGCATGCATGTCCTCCAGATCAGGGAGAGCCTTGCGGATGGGATCCGGGATTGCTGAATGCTCAATTGACAGATGAACAATGGAATGAACTGACGACAGACGGGACGGAACTGAGCAATGCTTGGAAAAAGCGAATGGATGATATCGCAGTTTACCTACAGTTCCTAAAAGACAATGGTGTAGTCGTATTATTCCGCCCATTACATGAGATGAATCAGGGGTTGTTCTGGTGGGGTGGCCGTCCCGGACCTGAAGGAACCGCCAAGCTTTACAGGATTACACATGACTATTTCATGAAGGAGAAAGGATTGGACAACCTGATTTGGGTGTGGGATATGCAAGACATGAGCTGGGATTTCGAGGATTATAATCCAGGAGGAGAGTACTGGGATGTGTTTGCCTTTGATATCTACGATCAGGGCTATGACAAGAAATGGTATGACTACATCCTTCCGATTGCGGGTGAAAAGCCTATGGCCATTGGGGAATGCAGCAAGCTTCCTACCTCAGATATTCTGAAAGCACAGCCACGTTGGGTATTCTTTATGCCTTGGGCAGAGTTGGTGGAGCAAAGCAACTCCATTAAGGAAATAAAGAAACTCTACAAAGACAAGCGGGTGATTACACGGGATGAGATGCCGGAACAACTGTAA
- a CDS encoding RNA polymerase sigma factor has protein sequence MKKSNKQQDSNNENSLAKWFEDAYEAHFERLLRYAFSITKDKQLAEDVVSDVFMNIWNKRSEHKNIRELGAYLYVSVKRLALKQVTSAPNSLNCSVLDGTLQLSDTIDPEKLFLGKELDHCIQQVLDALPPHAQLVYEMARNEGKQYKEIAEELGISKRTVETHMHSILKKLKSELRTRFKDSESIYYFLIQLGTLVMLYKVFMYVI, from the coding sequence TTGAAAAAGAGTAATAAACAACAGGACTCAAATAACGAAAACTCATTAGCTAAATGGTTTGAGGATGCTTATGAAGCACACTTTGAACGATTGCTTCGCTATGCTTTTTCCATCACAAAGGATAAACAGTTGGCTGAAGATGTCGTATCGGATGTATTTATGAATATATGGAACAAACGTTCTGAACATAAAAACATCCGAGAATTAGGGGCTTACCTATATGTATCTGTTAAGCGGTTGGCACTTAAACAGGTTACCTCTGCCCCAAATAGCTTGAACTGTTCTGTTTTGGATGGGACACTTCAATTGTCTGATACCATTGATCCTGAGAAGCTTTTCTTGGGAAAGGAGTTGGACCATTGCATTCAGCAGGTTTTGGATGCTTTACCACCCCATGCTCAATTGGTCTATGAGATGGCCAGAAATGAAGGGAAGCAATACAAAGAAATTGCAGAAGAGTTAGGCATTAGCAAGCGTACGGTGGAAACTCATATGCATTCCATTCTAAAGAAGCTGAAGAGTGAGCTTCGTACACGGTTTAAGGATTCAGAATCAATATACTATTTCCTGATTCAGTTGGGAACGTTAGTCATGTTATACAAGGTATTTATGTACGTTATATGA
- a CDS encoding SusC/RagA family TonB-linked outer membrane protein — protein MTWTFASVSSNPQQYSLNEIKVNVQYEGNKLLGLLSDIESTSEFTFAYSYGELAEKKVQLSKGEWNMKELLREISVQARVSLRRTNDIITIKGLNGNQKLPDVSESGDADITVSGKVSDEQGEGLPGAAVMIKGTTIGTTTDVNGKFKLKVPEDATLVFAFVGYESVEVLVKGQSTINITLQPDLKSLEEVVVVGYGTVKKSDLTGSVTQVELKEVKDIPSNSVEGVLQGRAAGLQITSNSQEPGAASTVRIRGNSTLRGSNDPLVVVDGFPLGTAGDLKQINPADIESIEVLKDASASAIYGSRGANGVIIITTRKAATGETHISLRQQVTVSEFTSKLNLWRDPVLMTQLSNEQRKNGGFDQLYVGRNVNGIYYPSVEEVANGSWPHFTQWDDIVFRDAPVSNNTTLTVSSSNERTNFNLSGNYFTDKGIYIDNDYSKLNYNFNISHKVFDNLKLTFSNILTRGFRNNNSELAYWRNPLYPVYNENGDYFLVGNNDFSHPVAITENRKNETKSLDVLSFIDMNWKILPSLTFTSRFNYKYGNFIEDQYYPKVYTEAGQFNNGAAYINNWSNNSMVSESFLNYKKILGKHELGVTLGHSYQKDIVKTSGLGGFDFINEILQNENMAAGNPELNIVKNGKQEWELVSGIFRLNYAYNNKYLLTFTSRADGSSKFGANNKWAFFPSGALSWKAHEESFIKDLDLFDELKFRVSYGISGNQGVNPYQTLSRFGISNYYNNGQWITAIGPGTEVGRTGQGGIEVLWGGIPSPDLKWETTSQIDFGVDFGLFNNRLHATFDYYEKNTYDLLQDRYLPLSSGYDLMTINQGSITNKGIELTLDGTIIEKDDFTFGATLIYYRNRNEVTDLGRAEETGVITDPTSGLQYRIIGNSIEAFRASPNILALGQPMNVFYGYKTEGIVQTLEEGLQAGLEGAFAQPGEFKYVDINGDGQITTEDRTIIGNPNPDFMASLNLNLSYKNFDASVFFNGVFGNDVYNTQAFNQPSNQPLRWTEDNPTNDYPKLMEGRRTLVSDWWIEDGSFVRIQNVNLGYTFNVTEDLKTRLFMNASNLYTFTKFKGYDPEVGADGRYWGGYPRLRKWTVGMNVTF, from the coding sequence ATGACCTGGACTTTTGCCAGCGTTTCATCTAACCCACAACAGTATTCACTTAATGAGATAAAAGTGAACGTGCAGTATGAGGGGAACAAGCTGCTGGGGCTTTTGAGTGACATTGAAAGTACTAGTGAGTTTACATTTGCCTACTCATACGGAGAACTTGCTGAGAAAAAAGTCCAACTTTCCAAAGGAGAGTGGAACATGAAAGAACTATTGAGAGAAATCTCAGTGCAGGCACGCGTTTCCCTGCGAAGAACCAACGACATCATCACAATTAAAGGCTTGAATGGAAACCAAAAACTTCCGGATGTATCAGAGTCAGGAGATGCAGACATCACGGTATCCGGTAAGGTTTCAGATGAGCAAGGAGAAGGATTACCTGGTGCAGCGGTTATGATTAAGGGGACGACCATTGGTACTACCACAGATGTAAATGGAAAATTCAAGTTGAAAGTCCCAGAAGACGCAACCTTGGTATTTGCCTTTGTTGGTTATGAGTCTGTGGAAGTACTTGTTAAAGGGCAATCAACCATCAATATTACATTGCAACCAGACTTGAAGAGTTTGGAAGAAGTAGTTGTAGTAGGTTATGGTACAGTTAAGAAAAGCGACCTGACAGGTTCGGTTACGCAAGTAGAGCTCAAGGAAGTGAAAGACATTCCTTCTAACTCTGTAGAGGGGGTACTTCAAGGTAGAGCTGCCGGACTACAGATTACAAGTAACTCGCAGGAACCGGGAGCCGCATCTACAGTAAGAATCAGAGGTAACAGTACCTTGAGAGGATCCAATGACCCATTGGTAGTTGTAGATGGTTTTCCTTTGGGTACGGCAGGTGACCTGAAGCAGATTAACCCTGCTGACATTGAGTCAATCGAGGTGCTGAAAGATGCCTCAGCCTCTGCCATCTACGGTTCTAGAGGTGCCAATGGTGTAATCATCATCACGACACGTAAGGCTGCTACTGGTGAGACACATATCAGTTTGAGACAGCAAGTAACTGTTTCGGAGTTTACGTCAAAACTGAACCTTTGGAGAGATCCGGTACTGATGACGCAACTTAGCAATGAGCAGCGAAAAAACGGTGGTTTTGACCAGTTGTATGTCGGACGCAATGTAAATGGTATTTATTATCCTTCGGTGGAGGAAGTGGCAAATGGCTCTTGGCCTCACTTTACACAATGGGATGATATTGTTTTCCGTGATGCTCCAGTATCCAATAACACGACACTGACTGTTTCCAGCTCAAATGAAAGAACCAATTTTAACCTGAGTGGTAACTACTTTACAGATAAGGGTATTTACATTGACAATGATTACTCAAAGCTGAATTATAATTTCAATATCAGCCATAAGGTTTTTGATAACCTGAAGTTGACATTCTCCAATATCCTGACACGAGGTTTCCGCAATAACAACAGCGAATTGGCATATTGGAGAAACCCGCTCTATCCGGTTTATAATGAGAATGGAGATTATTTTTTGGTGGGCAACAACGATTTTAGTCATCCTGTTGCGATCACTGAAAACAGAAAGAATGAAACCAAGTCATTGGATGTACTTTCCTTTATTGACATGAACTGGAAAATCCTTCCATCGCTGACGTTTACATCCAGATTCAACTATAAGTACGGCAACTTTATAGAAGACCAATACTATCCAAAAGTTTACACTGAAGCAGGACAGTTCAACAATGGCGCTGCCTATATCAACAACTGGTCAAACAACTCGATGGTGTCAGAGTCTTTCCTGAACTACAAAAAGATTTTGGGTAAGCATGAATTGGGCGTGACACTCGGACACTCATACCAGAAAGACATTGTGAAGACTTCGGGATTAGGAGGATTTGATTTCATCAATGAGATTCTTCAGAATGAGAATATGGCGGCAGGAAATCCTGAATTGAATATCGTTAAAAATGGCAAACAGGAGTGGGAGCTGGTTTCAGGTATTTTTAGGTTAAACTATGCTTATAACAATAAGTACTTGTTGACTTTTACTTCCAGAGCTGACGGTTCGTCTAAGTTTGGAGCAAACAACAAGTGGGCATTCTTCCCATCTGGAGCCTTGAGCTGGAAAGCACATGAAGAGAGTTTTATCAAAGACCTGGATTTGTTTGATGAACTGAAGTTCAGGGTAAGTTATGGTATATCAGGTAACCAAGGGGTTAACCCATACCAGACGTTGAGCCGATTCGGAATCAGCAATTACTATAACAACGGACAATGGATTACGGCAATTGGTCCGGGTACGGAAGTTGGCAGAACAGGACAAGGAGGTATTGAAGTACTTTGGGGAGGTATTCCAAGTCCAGACTTGAAGTGGGAAACAACGTCTCAAATTGACTTTGGTGTAGACTTCGGACTGTTCAATAACAGGCTACACGCTACTTTCGATTATTATGAGAAAAACACTTATGACCTGCTACAGGATCGCTACCTGCCACTTTCATCGGGTTATGATTTGATGACTATCAATCAAGGTTCAATTACCAACAAAGGTATTGAGCTTACATTGGATGGTACCATCATTGAGAAAGATGACTTTACGTTTGGCGCAACCCTGATTTACTACCGTAACAGAAATGAAGTGACAGACCTTGGACGTGCTGAGGAGACAGGTGTTATCACAGATCCAACATCTGGATTACAATACAGAATCATAGGCAACTCGATTGAAGCATTCCGAGCGTCACCAAATATCTTGGCACTAGGACAGCCAATGAATGTATTCTATGGATACAAAACGGAAGGTATAGTACAAACCTTGGAAGAAGGGCTTCAAGCAGGATTGGAAGGAGCATTTGCCCAGCCAGGTGAGTTCAAATATGTGGACATCAATGGCGATGGTCAAATCACAACTGAGGACAGAACCATTATAGGTAACCCGAATCCTGACTTTATGGCAAGTTTGAACCTCAACTTGAGTTACAAAAACTTTGATGCCAGTGTATTCTTCAATGGTGTATTTGGCAATGATGTCTACAATACACAGGCATTCAACCAACCAAGTAACCAGCCACTGAGATGGACAGAGGATAACCCTACCAATGACTATCCGAAACTGATGGAAGGAAGAAGAACACTTGTGTCTGACTGGTGGATTGAGGATGGCTCTTTTGTAAGGATACAGAATGTGAACTTGGGATATACTTTCAATGTGACTGAGGACCTCAAGACAAGGTTGTTTATGAATGCCTCTAACCTGTACACCTTCACAAAATTCAAGGGCTATGATCCTGAAGTAGGTGCTGACGGCAGGTATTGGGGTGGTTATCCTAGGTTAAGAAAGTGGACAGTAGGTATGAATGTGACATTTTAA
- a CDS encoding glycosyl hydrolase → MNTIRSLIVLALLCLHFGVQAQTPFESLNYLYSIQGSKTIGGMHNRQPNSNPNQYSQQLNGVLGQWPGLYSADFQFEYNEVNARQTMINQVITEWNNGAMINLMWHACNPVNGEPCNWDGSGVLGSLTNSQWNELITNGTALNNKWKSMMDEIAYYLQQLEDAGVEVFFRPLHEMNQGMFWWGGRPGPNGTAKLYQITHDYFTNTKGLSNLIWVWNMQDYSGLANDLYNYDPGWNYWDVLTLDMYWSDGQGYTTQKYNAMVAKAGGRPIGIGECEDLPAVSLLNNQPLWTFFMGWSELTFSGNSTQKIQDIYWSSRVLTLNEMPGWTGSGSWQNPTTPTTQYIQAEDYSNMSGVQTETTSDSGGGNLNVGWIDSGDWMSYSNINVPSTGSYTIAYRVASPSGGTIQLEQAGGAAYGTINVPNTGGYQSWTTIYQTVNLNAGVQGFGIKALTGGWNFNWWSITPNSGARLGVTALEGLNEEKLNAYPNPFTAKVKIPVGESPFNLNIYDMSGKIVRSFTKADPANPKEVVWDGSNITGTAVAPGLYHYRLYTEGKVLSGKIMKDK, encoded by the coding sequence ATGAACACAATAAGGTCACTTATTGTACTGGCACTGCTTTGCCTACACTTTGGGGTACAAGCCCAGACACCTTTTGAGTCATTGAACTACCTGTACAGTATTCAGGGATCAAAAACGATTGGGGGAATGCACAACCGCCAGCCCAATTCAAATCCCAATCAATACAGTCAACAACTCAATGGCGTACTGGGACAGTGGCCTGGACTCTACAGTGCGGACTTTCAGTTCGAGTACAACGAAGTCAATGCAAGGCAAACCATGATCAATCAGGTAATCACGGAGTGGAACAATGGTGCCATGATCAACCTGATGTGGCATGCCTGTAACCCAGTCAATGGTGAACCTTGCAACTGGGATGGCAGTGGCGTATTGGGATCACTCACAAACAGCCAGTGGAATGAGCTGATCACCAACGGTACAGCACTGAACAACAAGTGGAAAAGCATGATGGACGAGATTGCCTACTACTTGCAGCAGCTGGAAGATGCAGGAGTGGAGGTATTCTTCAGACCATTGCATGAAATGAACCAAGGGATGTTCTGGTGGGGTGGTCGTCCCGGACCAAACGGAACCGCTAAACTCTACCAGATCACACATGACTATTTCACAAATACGAAAGGGTTGAGTAACCTGATCTGGGTGTGGAACATGCAGGATTACAGTGGACTAGCTAATGACCTTTATAACTACGATCCGGGATGGAACTATTGGGATGTGCTGACACTGGACATGTACTGGAGTGATGGTCAGGGTTACACAACACAGAAGTACAATGCGATGGTCGCCAAGGCTGGCGGTCGTCCGATTGGGATCGGGGAATGTGAAGACCTTCCGGCAGTAAGCCTACTGAACAATCAGCCCCTCTGGACTTTCTTTATGGGTTGGTCAGAACTGACTTTCTCAGGCAACAGCACCCAAAAAATTCAGGACATCTATTGGTCAAGTCGGGTGCTTACACTCAATGAGATGCCGGGGTGGACAGGCTCAGGATCTTGGCAGAATCCGACAACCCCAACCACACAATACATTCAGGCTGAGGACTACAGCAATATGAGTGGCGTACAGACTGAAACGACCAGTGATTCAGGTGGAGGAAACCTTAATGTCGGCTGGATCGACAGTGGTGACTGGATGAGTTACAGCAATATCAATGTGCCCTCAACTGGCTCATACACTATTGCCTATCGGGTGGCAAGTCCAAGTGGAGGAACTATCCAGTTAGAACAGGCGGGAGGTGCTGCCTACGGGACAATCAACGTACCGAATACAGGTGGTTACCAGAGTTGGACAACCATCTACCAGACCGTAAACCTGAATGCAGGTGTACAGGGTTTTGGGATTAAGGCGCTGACGGGTGGCTGGAATTTCAACTGGTGGTCGATCACGCCAAATTCCGGAGCAAGATTGGGGGTGACAGCTTTAGAAGGATTGAACGAGGAAAAACTAAATGCATACCCTAACCCATTCACTGCAAAAGTGAAAATACCGGTTGGTGAAAGTCCTTTCAACCTGAATATCTACGATATGTCAGGTAAGATAGTCCGCAGCTTTACAAAGGCTGATCCTGCCAATCCGAAAGAGGTAGTATGGGATGGAAGCAATATAACTGGCACAGCTGTCGCACCGGGTCTGTACCATTACCGCCTGTACACAGAAGGGAAGGTATTGTCAGGTAAAATCATGAAGGATAAATAA
- a CDS encoding glycoside hydrolase family 26 protein, which translates to MKKIYLILFATLSLSCSKESTEVEPDMDGEKVEAVTLTLADAQATAETKALYANLWAIQSKGLMFGHHDDLIYGREWYAEQGRSDTKEVCGDYPAVFSVDLAEVMDERNASSDLNDDRKRTIIEARNRGEVITSCLHLNNPETGGDSWDNSSNTVVKHILEEGHEVNVKYKVWLDRLAAFVSELKDKDGKLIPIIFRPYHEHTQTWSWWGSSCTTKEEFIAFWQFTVNYLTKEKELHNLIFAISPQLDGVGTKENLLFRWPGDAYVDFIGMDSYHGTNTTALSTNARNLGALSNEKLKPCGITETGIEGVRKGGAEYSNYWTQEIMSALYGKEVSLVVMWRNKYDPSHDGYHYYGPWIGHSSASDFVTFYESDYMIFSADLPDMYAPVEGITVQ; encoded by the coding sequence ATGAAAAAGATATATTTGATTCTGTTCGCAACGCTGTCGCTGTCTTGTTCAAAAGAAAGTACTGAGGTGGAACCAGATATGGATGGTGAAAAAGTGGAAGCGGTTACTTTGACACTGGCAGATGCACAGGCAACAGCAGAAACGAAAGCGTTGTATGCCAACCTTTGGGCAATCCAAAGTAAGGGACTGATGTTTGGGCATCACGATGACCTGATTTATGGACGGGAGTGGTATGCAGAGCAGGGCAGGTCTGATACAAAGGAAGTTTGTGGCGATTATCCGGCAGTATTCAGTGTGGATCTGGCTGAGGTAATGGATGAGCGGAATGCAAGCAGTGACTTGAATGATGACCGCAAGCGAACCATTATAGAGGCGCGCAATCGGGGTGAGGTAATTACTTCGTGCCTTCATTTGAACAATCCTGAAACTGGAGGAGACTCTTGGGACAATTCCAGTAACACGGTGGTGAAGCATATTCTGGAAGAGGGGCATGAAGTGAATGTAAAGTATAAGGTTTGGTTGGACAGACTGGCTGCTTTTGTATCAGAATTGAAGGATAAAGATGGCAAGTTGATTCCAATCATTTTCCGCCCTTACCATGAGCATACCCAGACTTGGTCATGGTGGGGAAGCAGTTGTACAACCAAGGAAGAATTTATAGCCTTCTGGCAGTTTACAGTAAATTACCTGACCAAGGAAAAAGAGTTACACAACCTGATATTTGCTATCTCACCACAACTTGATGGGGTTGGAACAAAAGAGAACCTGTTGTTCAGGTGGCCCGGTGATGCATATGTGGATTTTATTGGGATGGATAGCTACCACGGTACCAACACAACCGCACTTTCCACCAATGCCCGTAATCTAGGAGCGCTTTCCAATGAAAAGCTAAAACCTTGTGGCATTACGGAGACAGGTATTGAAGGAGTAAGAAAGGGAGGAGCAGAATACAGTAACTATTGGACTCAGGAGATTATGTCAGCCCTGTATGGCAAGGAGGTCAGTCTGGTGGTGATGTGGCGAAACAAGTATGATCCATCGCATGATGGTTACCATTATTATGGTCCTTGGATCGGGCACAGCTCAGCCAGTGATTTTGTAACATTCTACGAGAGTGATTACATGATTTTTAGTGCTGACCTTCCTGATATGTATGCTCCGGTGGAAGGAATTACAGTTCAGTAA
- a CDS encoding RagB/SusD family nutrient uptake outer membrane protein, which translates to MKIKHYIFMLCGLLVTGSCDLQEEPYGFYSEDNFYKTATDAESAISYAYDALTYLEYSRGVFMLGDMPTDEAGPKADEGADAQALHNWTTENFNTNRSLSNYFKYAYIAINRANSILDAIPNSQIEEKLKNQYLGEAYFLRAWNYFNLARNFGMVPIHTSVVNSLEKTSAPKAKDLDELYNLITGDCRKAIELLDVNQALGRADKVAAQSLAAKAYIYMASSKAHNVPLYTELSLNTDALYDSAAFFAGQVVNDQGTYGFDSNLLDIYDVEKPDGPEHIFLMSMDRSGSVEGDYSKISKLFIPYVSGGDIYLDNGNGTYDKSHDGWSVFQTNESFYNTFDGADDRGLLLLVDVLYDADGVEIATFPGNMPYRFCRKYIDPQFIADKTSTRPFLIRYSDIALIYAEAIGATPEAYDLVNYIRNRAGLGNLPSGLSTDEFREHVFDERGWELAFEGNRLYDLRRFNRVTDMVEEAVGITAEQAAFYPIPQLEEDLNQAL; encoded by the coding sequence ATGAAAATCAAACACTATATATTCATGCTGTGCGGTCTGCTGGTGACCGGCAGCTGTGACTTGCAAGAAGAGCCGTACGGTTTTTATTCTGAAGATAACTTTTACAAAACAGCAACGGATGCGGAGTCTGCAATCAGTTATGCTTATGATGCCTTGACTTACCTTGAATACTCCAGAGGGGTGTTTATGTTGGGTGATATGCCAACTGATGAAGCTGGACCAAAAGCCGATGAAGGTGCCGATGCGCAGGCATTGCACAATTGGACAACCGAAAACTTCAACACAAACAGAAGTTTGTCGAACTACTTCAAGTATGCATATATCGCAATCAACCGTGCTAATAGCATACTGGATGCCATTCCTAATTCTCAGATCGAGGAGAAGCTGAAAAACCAATACTTGGGTGAAGCATATTTCCTGAGAGCATGGAACTACTTTAACCTTGCACGTAATTTTGGAATGGTACCTATCCATACTTCTGTTGTCAATTCATTGGAAAAGACATCAGCTCCAAAAGCTAAGGACTTGGATGAGTTGTACAACCTGATCACAGGAGATTGCCGAAAAGCAATTGAATTGTTAGACGTGAACCAAGCGCTTGGACGAGCAGACAAGGTAGCAGCTCAATCATTGGCGGCAAAAGCATATATCTATATGGCTTCATCCAAGGCACACAACGTTCCACTTTATACAGAGTTGTCCTTAAATACCGATGCTTTATATGATAGTGCAGCTTTCTTTGCTGGTCAGGTTGTGAATGACCAAGGCACTTATGGGTTTGATTCAAACCTGCTGGATATCTATGATGTAGAAAAGCCTGACGGTCCAGAGCATATCTTCTTGATGTCAATGGATAGGTCAGGTTCAGTAGAAGGAGACTACTCAAAAATTTCAAAGCTATTTATCCCATATGTTTCAGGTGGTGATATCTATCTGGACAATGGCAATGGCACTTATGATAAATCCCATGACGGATGGAGTGTATTCCAGACCAATGAGTCTTTTTACAATACATTTGACGGCGCTGATGACCGAGGACTGTTACTGTTAGTAGATGTACTTTACGATGCTGATGGTGTGGAGATCGCCACTTTCCCTGGCAATATGCCATACAGGTTTTGTAGAAAGTACATTGATCCGCAGTTTATCGCTGATAAAACCAGTACAAGACCTTTCTTGATTCGCTATTCTGATATCGCATTGATATATGCAGAAGCTATCGGAGCAACACCTGAAGCGTATGATCTTGTGAATTACATCCGTAACAGAGCAGGATTGGGCAACTTACCGTCAGGCTTGTCAACAGATGAGTTCAGGGAACATGTTTTTGATGAAAGAGGATGGGAACTTGCCTTTGAAGGGAACAGGCTTTATGACCTACGCAGGTTTAACCGTGTAACAGACATGGTAGAGGAAGCCGTAGGCATTACTGCTGAACAGGCAGCTTTTTACCCAATTCCTCAATTGGAAGAAGACTTGAATCAAGCACTTTAA